Below is a genomic region from Candidatus Binatia bacterium.
CATTGATCCCACCGAGCTGCCCGCGAATCCCGGTCGAGACCTTCGCGTTGTCGGTGCCTCCCTTATCGAGCCCGTGGCACGACACGCACGACAGCGTGTTGTCCCCCGAAAGGCGCGTGTCCTGGTAGAGCCGCCTTCCAAGCTCGGCCTTGCGCGTATCTACCTCGACGCGCTGCGGGAGCGGGTGCACGGCGGCAGCCTGGAGGTCGGCAGGGATCCCGGCCGGAGCGTAATGGGCCACGCGGGTCTCTCGGGTCCACGAGGTGAGGGCAGCGCGGTCCGCGTCACTCAACCTGTCGTTCCAGTGGAGCACCACGTAGCGCGTCGGAGGCATCGTCCTGTTGTGCATCACGTACTCGATCTTGGCGAGGGCGGGTTCTGTTGCAGGTCCCTTGCCGGATGGGTAGAGCGCCGCGACGAGGTCGAACTCGCGGAGCCCAGCCTGCATGTCGCTTACGATGAGTTTGCGCGCGCCTGGGAGCGCCGCGTAGAAGGGGAGCTTCGGTTCTGTCGTGTGGCAGTTGGCGCACTTCGCTTCGAGGATGGCGGCGACGCCAGCCATGCGGGCATCACCGGCGGCGCTCCGTGTAACTGTCGTTCCTGTCGGCTGCCCGACGACGAGGTTCGCTATGGGCACTGCCAGGGCGATTAATACCAGGATGGTCAGCAAGACGACGAGACGTTTCATGAGCCCTCCTTAGGGTTTGATCACGATCACCTGCCGCAGAAGTGTAGCGTGAATTACCCTTGACGGCTAGGTGGATGGCGCGCCGCAATCTGGTCCGACAAGAGAGGCCCTGGTCGATGAGGTCTTCGATGACCGGCCGGGCTGCCGCAATTCAGGCGCGCCTCGGGTTCCTATAAACCCGTGTGATTCCGAGCGGAAGTGGTGAAATTCACCATCACCTTGGCCGCCTTGCCGGGCTGTTGCGCGGTAGCCAGTGCTTCCATGAACTCGGCGAAGTCGAACTGGTGGGTGATCATTGGGGAGACCTCCACGCGTCCTGAAACGAGCATCTCGATCACGGCGGGGAACTCGTTGGGGTAAGCCATGGCACCCTTGATCGTCAGTTCCTTCGCCATGACGTGGAAGAACGGAAGCGATACCTCCTGCTTGTGCATCGCCACCACCACCATTCGCGCCCCGAACTTGGAATTGTCGAATATACTCCGCACTACGGGTGCCGCCCCCGAGGCGTCGATGTAGACGTCGGTTCCCACCGCCGGCATCACCCCGTGCACCAGTTCCCGCCCGTGGTGCTCTCGGATGACCTGCCAAGGATCGGCGCTGGCGGCATTGCATACCCCGCGCGCTCCAAGCTGCTCGGCAAGCGCGAGTCGTGTATCGGAGAGGTCGACGGCGAGAATATCTTTCACCCCTCGGTACCGCAGGCAGACGATCGCCGCCAGGCCAATGGGGCCCGCGCCGAACACGACCACCTTGTCGTCCGGTCGCGCTTCGGACTGGTTGACCGCGTGCATCCCAACGGCCAGCGGCTCCACCAGGGCTCCCTGCTGGAACGTCAAAGACTCGGGTAACGGGTACACGCACGCACTTTCAGTGACATTACGCACTAACAGATAGGGGGCGAATCCTCCCTCGGGTCCTCCGTTGCCAATCCGGTTGTTTCCCGCCTCGGGGTTTACGACGACCCGCTGGCCGACTCTGATACTCGTGACCGCCTCACCCACGGCGTCGACGACACCCGATAGTTCGTGCCCGAGCGGCATCGGTCCCCCACTGGAGACGGGGAGCCCGCCCATCGCGACGTAACTGAGGTCGCTTCCACAAATGCCGCAGGCGGCAACCTTGACTACGACATCTTGTGGGCCCGGCTCCGGCTTCGGGATCTCGATGAGCCGTACGTCATTGGGCGCGTGGATGGTAACCTGCTGCATTGGATGCTCCTGATGTTCTCCCGGGGTTACGCGATCGACCAGCCGCCGTCGACGCAGAGGGTCTGGCCGGTGACGAAGCGCGCCGCGGGGCTGGCGAGAAAGAGGAAGGCCGGCGCCACGTCGTCGGGCGTGCCCCAGCGACGCAGCGGCGTGCG
It encodes:
- a CDS encoding cytochrome c peroxidase, giving the protein MKRLVVLLTILVLIALAVPIANLVVGQPTGTTVTRSAAGDARMAGVAAILEAKCANCHTTEPKLPFYAALPGARKLIVSDMQAGLREFDLVAALYPSGKGPATEPALAKIEYVMHNRTMPPTRYVVLHWNDRLSDADRAALTSWTRETRVAHYAPAGIPADLQAAAVHPLPQRVEVDTRKAELGRRLYQDTRLSGDNTLSCVSCHGLDKGGTDNAKVSTGIRGQLGGINAPTTYNALFQFKQFWDGRAATLAEQVGGPPLNPIEMGSNWPQIVGKLEADDAFAAEFRQAYPEGFSDKTISDAIAAFERTLVTPGARFDRFLLGQADALSPEERRGWALFQQHGCQTCHVGKLLGGQSFELMGLRADYFKDRGTPLTDADNGRFNVTKDTRDRHKLKVPTLRNVANTFPYFHDGSASDLPAAVRKMAHYQVG
- a CDS encoding zinc-binding dehydrogenase, translated to MQQVTIHAPNDVRLIEIPKPEPGPQDVVVKVAACGICGSDLSYVAMGGLPVSSGGPMPLGHELSGVVDAVGEAVTSIRVGQRVVVNPEAGNNRIGNGGPEGGFAPYLLVRNVTESACVYPLPESLTFQQGALVEPLAVGMHAVNQSEARPDDKVVVFGAGPIGLAAIVCLRYRGVKDILAVDLSDTRLALAEQLGARGVCNAASADPWQVIREHHGRELVHGVMPAVGTDVYIDASGAAPVVRSIFDNSKFGARMVVVAMHKQEVSLPFFHVMAKELTIKGAMAYPNEFPAVIEMLVSGRVEVSPMITHQFDFAEFMEALATAQQPGKAAKVMVNFTTSARNHTGL